A region of Pseudomonas marginalis DNA encodes the following proteins:
- a CDS encoding head-tail adaptor protein translates to MAMREPSAGELDRRILVRLRSDIPADDLGLDSVFTDQKNRWAKIEPVGTAVYANGVQTDVKVTHRIIFYFLKGMSEAHEVVHGNSIYRVRRVADMNGARRFTILEVEELGIVKTGGGIYV, encoded by the coding sequence ATGGCCATGCGCGAACCGAGTGCCGGCGAGTTGGACCGTCGCATCCTGGTGCGATTGCGGTCTGATATACCCGCCGACGATCTGGGGCTAGATTCGGTGTTCACCGATCAGAAAAATCGGTGGGCAAAGATCGAGCCGGTTGGAACCGCAGTTTATGCGAACGGCGTTCAAACGGACGTGAAAGTCACCCACCGGATCATCTTTTATTTCTTGAAGGGCATGAGCGAGGCACATGAGGTCGTGCACGGTAACTCTATTTATCGAGTGCGCCGCGTTGCCGACATGAATGGTGCACGACGCTTCACGATATTGGAGGTTGAAGAGTTGGGTATCGTCAAAACCGGCGGAGGCATCTATGTCTAA